The proteins below come from a single Xyrauchen texanus isolate HMW12.3.18 chromosome 1, RBS_HiC_50CHRs, whole genome shotgun sequence genomic window:
- the mtmr1a gene encoding myotubularin-related protein 1a isoform X2, giving the protein MLFVSSRSATGSRTRSTTTDTAHIHIDRDDFLKTDIKLSDDRKLIHSLHTKLNVGELEMEKQQSPGTGSPMLPPMLPRKPRTLGGGHPASRQDSADSLDSPTGSHVEWCKQLIAATISSQICGTVPPEAMTRECMVSRRPNLRQVFGGRQRQAPMDVVPLVPGETIKTTVKDVMYICPFTGAVTGTLTVTDCKLYFVSLERDAPFVLDVNLGAISRLETISVQSHGENTNGMEIICKDMRSTRFAHKKEEQSKLEILETLTKHAFPLSNDLPLFAFQYKEKFPEDGWKVYDPVAEYKRMGLPNESWTINKSNINYEVCDTYPALFVTPKSIEDDEIKRAASFRAKHRIPVLSWIHPETQATIVRCSQPMVGPTDRRCKEDEHYLQTIMDANAQSHKLTIFDARQNTVAHNHKAKDGGYENENFYPNMELNFLEIPNIHVMRESLRKLKEVVYPTIDEHHWHSGIDATHWLEYIRLLLAGAVRIADKVESSKSSVVVHCSDGWDRTAQLTSLSMLMLDSYYRTLRGFQVLLEKEWISFGHKFAARVGHGDENHANSERSPLFVQFIDCVWQIMRQFPTAFEFNELFLITILDHLYSCLFGTFLYNSEQERVEKEVNSKTVSLWSYINSQPEDFTNPFYVDYENHVLYPLASIRHLELWVGYYVRWNPRMRPQMPVHQNLKELLYLRAELQRKVEELQKEVSSSRSISSSSEHAYSPSHGSTPLHTSV; this is encoded by the exons ATGCTATTTGTCAGCAGCAGAAGCGCTACAGGAAGCAGAACGAGATCGACGACCACAGAtactgcacacatacacatagataGAGATGACTTCCTAAAAACAGACATCAAGCTCTCGGACGATAGGAAATTAATACATTCACTGCATACAAAATTGAACGTGGGAGAGTTggaaatggagaaacagcagtCGCCTGGCACGGGCAGTCCGATGTTGCCTCCTATGCTGCCCAGAAAACCACGAACCCTCGGAGGAGGACACCCTGCGTCTCGACAAGACAGTGCGGATTCATTAGACAG CCCCACTGGATCTCATGTGGAGTGGTGTAAACAGCTTATAGCAGCCACTATCTCCAGCCAGATCTGTGGCACTGTCCCTCCAGAAGCCATGACCCGTGAGTGCATG GTATCCAGGAGGCCTAACTTGAGG CAAGTATTTGGAGGTAGGCAAAGGCAAGCGCCTATGGATGTAGTGCCACTGGTCCCAGGAGAGACAATCAAAACCACTG TTAAAGACGTGATGTATATCTGTCCTTTCACTGGAGCTGTGACCGGCACTCTGACAGTCACAGACTGCAAACTCTACTTTGTCAGTCTTGAAAGG GATGCTCCTTTTGTGTTGGATGTGAACCTTGGTGCCATCAGCAGGCTAGAGACTATCAGTGTACAGAGCCATGGAGAGAATACTAATGGCATGGAAATCATCTGTAAG GATATGAGAAGTACCAGGTTTGCCCATAAAAAGGAAGAGCAGAGTAAGCTGGAGATTTTGGAGACGCTGACCAAGCATGCCTTCCCCCTGTCCAATGACCTG CCACTCTTTGCCTTCCAATACAAAGAAAAGTTTCCAGAGGATGGATGGAAGGTTTATGATCCAGTGGCAGAGTACAAGAGAATG GGTTTGCCAAATGAGAGCTGGACCATCAATAAGAGTAACATTAATTATGAAGTGTGTGACACCTATCCTGCTTTGTTTGTCACCCCAAAAAGTATTGAAGATGACGAGATCAAACGAGCGGCCTCTTTCAGAGCTAAACACCGCATACCG GTCCTTTCATGGATCCACCCAGAAACCCAGGCCACTATAGTGCGCTGTAGTCAGCCGATGGTGGGCCCAACAGACCGCCGGTGTAAGGAAGATGAGCACTACCTACAGACCATTATGGATGCCAATGCACAGTCCCATAAACTCACTATATTTGATGCTCGGCAGAATACTGTGGCTCATAATCACAAG GCTAAAGATGGAGGTTATGAGAATGAGAATTTCTACCCCAACATGGAGCTGAATTTCCTGGAGATACCAAACATTCATGTTATGAGAGAGTCTCTGCGTAAGCTGAAGGAGGTGGTTTACCCCACCATTGATGAACACCACTGGCATTCAGGCATAGATGCCACTCACTGGCTGGAGTACATCAGG cttTTGCTAGCGGGTGCAGTACGGATTGCAGATAAGGTGGAGTCCAGTAAGAGCTCAGTGGTGGTGCACTGCAGTGACGGCTGGGACCGCACAGCTCAGCTCACCTCTCTATCCATGCTGATGCTGGACTCCTACTACAGAACTCTCAGGGGCTTCCAGGTGCTGCTGGAGAAGGAATGGATCAGCTTCGGACACAAGTTTGCTGCG CGTGTTGGTCATGGAGACGAAAATCATGCGAACTCTGAGCGCTCCCCTCTATTTGTGCAGTTTATTGACTGTGTTTGGCAAATAATGAGACAG TTCCCTACTGCCTTTGAATTTAATGAGCTCTTCCTCATCACCATCCTGGACCACCTCTACAGCTGCCTGTTTGGAACATTCCTTTACAACAGTGAACAGGAGAGAGTAGAAAAG gAAGTGAACAGTAAGACAGTGTCTTTGTGGTCCTACATCAATAGCCAGCCTGAGGACTTCACCAATCCCTTCTATGTGGACTATGAAAACCATGTGCTGTACCCCCTGGCCAGTATCAGGCATTTAGAGCTGTGGGTTGGATACTACGTACGCTGGAACCCCCGTATGAGACCACAG ATGCCTGTTCACCAGAACCTGAAGGAGCTGCTGTATTTGCGAGCGGAGCTTCAAAGGAAGGTAGAGGAGTTACAGAAAGAAGTATCTTCATCGCGCTCTATCTCCTCTTCTTCAGAGCACGCATACTCTCCCTCACATGGTAGTACACCCCTACACACCAGTGTTTAA
- the mtmr1a gene encoding myotubularin-related protein 1a isoform X3 has product MLFVSSRSATGSRTRSTTTDTAHIHIDRDDFLKTDIKLSDDRKLIHSLHTKLNVGELEMEKQQSPGTGSPMLPPMLPRKPRTLGGGHPASRQDSADSLDSPTGSHVEWCKQLIAATISSQICGTVPPEAMTRECMFQDSGEEHGYQCDSDSELLSHTPQVFGGRQRQAPMDVVPLVPGETIKTTVKDVMYICPFTGAVTGTLTVTDCKLYFVSLERDAPFVLDVNLGAISRLETISVQSHGENTNGMEIICKDMRSTRFAHKKEEQSKLEILETLTKHAFPLSNDLPLFAFQYKEKFPEDGWKVYDPVAEYKRMGLPNESWTINKSNINYEVCDTYPALFVTPKSIEDDEIKRAASFRAKHRIPVLSWIHPETQATIVRCSQPMVGPTDRRCKEDEHYLQTIMDANAQSHKLTIFDARQNTVAHNHKAKDGGYENENFYPNMELNFLEIPNIHVMRESLRKLKEVVYPTIDEHHWHSGIDATHWLEYIRLLLAGAVRIADKVESSKSSVVVHCSDGWDRTAQLTSLSMLMLDSYYRTLRGFQVLLEKEWISFGHKFAARVGHGDENHANSERSPLFVQFIDCVWQIMRQFPTAFEFNELFLITILDHLYSCLFGTFLYNSEQERVEKEVNSKTVSLWSYINSQPEDFTNPFYVDYENHVLYPLASIRHLELWVGYYVRWNPRMRPQMPVHQNLKELLYLRAELQRKVEELQKEVSSSRSISSSSEHAYSPSHGSTPLHTSV; this is encoded by the exons ATGCTATTTGTCAGCAGCAGAAGCGCTACAGGAAGCAGAACGAGATCGACGACCACAGAtactgcacacatacacatagataGAGATGACTTCCTAAAAACAGACATCAAGCTCTCGGACGATAGGAAATTAATACATTCACTGCATACAAAATTGAACGTGGGAGAGTTggaaatggagaaacagcagtCGCCTGGCACGGGCAGTCCGATGTTGCCTCCTATGCTGCCCAGAAAACCACGAACCCTCGGAGGAGGACACCCTGCGTCTCGACAAGACAGTGCGGATTCATTAGACAG CCCCACTGGATCTCATGTGGAGTGGTGTAAACAGCTTATAGCAGCCACTATCTCCAGCCAGATCTGTGGCACTGTCCCTCCAGAAGCCATGACCCGTGAGTGCATG TTTCAGGATTCTGGTGAAGAGCACGGTTATCAGTGTGACAGTGACTCTGAGCTGCTGTCTCATACTCCG CAAGTATTTGGAGGTAGGCAAAGGCAAGCGCCTATGGATGTAGTGCCACTGGTCCCAGGAGAGACAATCAAAACCACTG TTAAAGACGTGATGTATATCTGTCCTTTCACTGGAGCTGTGACCGGCACTCTGACAGTCACAGACTGCAAACTCTACTTTGTCAGTCTTGAAAGG GATGCTCCTTTTGTGTTGGATGTGAACCTTGGTGCCATCAGCAGGCTAGAGACTATCAGTGTACAGAGCCATGGAGAGAATACTAATGGCATGGAAATCATCTGTAAG GATATGAGAAGTACCAGGTTTGCCCATAAAAAGGAAGAGCAGAGTAAGCTGGAGATTTTGGAGACGCTGACCAAGCATGCCTTCCCCCTGTCCAATGACCTG CCACTCTTTGCCTTCCAATACAAAGAAAAGTTTCCAGAGGATGGATGGAAGGTTTATGATCCAGTGGCAGAGTACAAGAGAATG GGTTTGCCAAATGAGAGCTGGACCATCAATAAGAGTAACATTAATTATGAAGTGTGTGACACCTATCCTGCTTTGTTTGTCACCCCAAAAAGTATTGAAGATGACGAGATCAAACGAGCGGCCTCTTTCAGAGCTAAACACCGCATACCG GTCCTTTCATGGATCCACCCAGAAACCCAGGCCACTATAGTGCGCTGTAGTCAGCCGATGGTGGGCCCAACAGACCGCCGGTGTAAGGAAGATGAGCACTACCTACAGACCATTATGGATGCCAATGCACAGTCCCATAAACTCACTATATTTGATGCTCGGCAGAATACTGTGGCTCATAATCACAAG GCTAAAGATGGAGGTTATGAGAATGAGAATTTCTACCCCAACATGGAGCTGAATTTCCTGGAGATACCAAACATTCATGTTATGAGAGAGTCTCTGCGTAAGCTGAAGGAGGTGGTTTACCCCACCATTGATGAACACCACTGGCATTCAGGCATAGATGCCACTCACTGGCTGGAGTACATCAGG cttTTGCTAGCGGGTGCAGTACGGATTGCAGATAAGGTGGAGTCCAGTAAGAGCTCAGTGGTGGTGCACTGCAGTGACGGCTGGGACCGCACAGCTCAGCTCACCTCTCTATCCATGCTGATGCTGGACTCCTACTACAGAACTCTCAGGGGCTTCCAGGTGCTGCTGGAGAAGGAATGGATCAGCTTCGGACACAAGTTTGCTGCG CGTGTTGGTCATGGAGACGAAAATCATGCGAACTCTGAGCGCTCCCCTCTATTTGTGCAGTTTATTGACTGTGTTTGGCAAATAATGAGACAG TTCCCTACTGCCTTTGAATTTAATGAGCTCTTCCTCATCACCATCCTGGACCACCTCTACAGCTGCCTGTTTGGAACATTCCTTTACAACAGTGAACAGGAGAGAGTAGAAAAG gAAGTGAACAGTAAGACAGTGTCTTTGTGGTCCTACATCAATAGCCAGCCTGAGGACTTCACCAATCCCTTCTATGTGGACTATGAAAACCATGTGCTGTACCCCCTGGCCAGTATCAGGCATTTAGAGCTGTGGGTTGGATACTACGTACGCTGGAACCCCCGTATGAGACCACAG ATGCCTGTTCACCAGAACCTGAAGGAGCTGCTGTATTTGCGAGCGGAGCTTCAAAGGAAGGTAGAGGAGTTACAGAAAGAAGTATCTTCATCGCGCTCTATCTCCTCTTCTTCAGAGCACGCATACTCTCCCTCACATGGTAGTACACCCCTACACACCAGTGTTTAA
- the mtmr1a gene encoding myotubularin-related protein 1a isoform X1, with protein MLFVSSRSATGSRTRSTTTDTAHIHIDRDDFLKTDIKLSDDRKLIHSLHTKLNVGELEMEKQQSPGTGSPMLPPMLPRKPRTLGGGHPASRQDSADSLDSPTGSHVEWCKQLIAATISSQICGTVPPEAMTRECMIGKTLDFRVSRRPNLRQVFGGRQRQAPMDVVPLVPGETIKTTVKDVMYICPFTGAVTGTLTVTDCKLYFVSLERDAPFVLDVNLGAISRLETISVQSHGENTNGMEIICKDMRSTRFAHKKEEQSKLEILETLTKHAFPLSNDLPLFAFQYKEKFPEDGWKVYDPVAEYKRMGLPNESWTINKSNINYEVCDTYPALFVTPKSIEDDEIKRAASFRAKHRIPVLSWIHPETQATIVRCSQPMVGPTDRRCKEDEHYLQTIMDANAQSHKLTIFDARQNTVAHNHKAKDGGYENENFYPNMELNFLEIPNIHVMRESLRKLKEVVYPTIDEHHWHSGIDATHWLEYIRLLLAGAVRIADKVESSKSSVVVHCSDGWDRTAQLTSLSMLMLDSYYRTLRGFQVLLEKEWISFGHKFAARVGHGDENHANSERSPLFVQFIDCVWQIMRQFPTAFEFNELFLITILDHLYSCLFGTFLYNSEQERVEKEVNSKTVSLWSYINSQPEDFTNPFYVDYENHVLYPLASIRHLELWVGYYVRWNPRMRPQMPVHQNLKELLYLRAELQRKVEELQKEVSSSRSISSSSEHAYSPSHGSTPLHTSV; from the exons ATGCTATTTGTCAGCAGCAGAAGCGCTACAGGAAGCAGAACGAGATCGACGACCACAGAtactgcacacatacacatagataGAGATGACTTCCTAAAAACAGACATCAAGCTCTCGGACGATAGGAAATTAATACATTCACTGCATACAAAATTGAACGTGGGAGAGTTggaaatggagaaacagcagtCGCCTGGCACGGGCAGTCCGATGTTGCCTCCTATGCTGCCCAGAAAACCACGAACCCTCGGAGGAGGACACCCTGCGTCTCGACAAGACAGTGCGGATTCATTAGACAG CCCCACTGGATCTCATGTGGAGTGGTGTAAACAGCTTATAGCAGCCACTATCTCCAGCCAGATCTGTGGCACTGTCCCTCCAGAAGCCATGACCCGTGAGTGCATG ATTGGGAAGACCCTTGATTTCAGG GTATCCAGGAGGCCTAACTTGAGG CAAGTATTTGGAGGTAGGCAAAGGCAAGCGCCTATGGATGTAGTGCCACTGGTCCCAGGAGAGACAATCAAAACCACTG TTAAAGACGTGATGTATATCTGTCCTTTCACTGGAGCTGTGACCGGCACTCTGACAGTCACAGACTGCAAACTCTACTTTGTCAGTCTTGAAAGG GATGCTCCTTTTGTGTTGGATGTGAACCTTGGTGCCATCAGCAGGCTAGAGACTATCAGTGTACAGAGCCATGGAGAGAATACTAATGGCATGGAAATCATCTGTAAG GATATGAGAAGTACCAGGTTTGCCCATAAAAAGGAAGAGCAGAGTAAGCTGGAGATTTTGGAGACGCTGACCAAGCATGCCTTCCCCCTGTCCAATGACCTG CCACTCTTTGCCTTCCAATACAAAGAAAAGTTTCCAGAGGATGGATGGAAGGTTTATGATCCAGTGGCAGAGTACAAGAGAATG GGTTTGCCAAATGAGAGCTGGACCATCAATAAGAGTAACATTAATTATGAAGTGTGTGACACCTATCCTGCTTTGTTTGTCACCCCAAAAAGTATTGAAGATGACGAGATCAAACGAGCGGCCTCTTTCAGAGCTAAACACCGCATACCG GTCCTTTCATGGATCCACCCAGAAACCCAGGCCACTATAGTGCGCTGTAGTCAGCCGATGGTGGGCCCAACAGACCGCCGGTGTAAGGAAGATGAGCACTACCTACAGACCATTATGGATGCCAATGCACAGTCCCATAAACTCACTATATTTGATGCTCGGCAGAATACTGTGGCTCATAATCACAAG GCTAAAGATGGAGGTTATGAGAATGAGAATTTCTACCCCAACATGGAGCTGAATTTCCTGGAGATACCAAACATTCATGTTATGAGAGAGTCTCTGCGTAAGCTGAAGGAGGTGGTTTACCCCACCATTGATGAACACCACTGGCATTCAGGCATAGATGCCACTCACTGGCTGGAGTACATCAGG cttTTGCTAGCGGGTGCAGTACGGATTGCAGATAAGGTGGAGTCCAGTAAGAGCTCAGTGGTGGTGCACTGCAGTGACGGCTGGGACCGCACAGCTCAGCTCACCTCTCTATCCATGCTGATGCTGGACTCCTACTACAGAACTCTCAGGGGCTTCCAGGTGCTGCTGGAGAAGGAATGGATCAGCTTCGGACACAAGTTTGCTGCG CGTGTTGGTCATGGAGACGAAAATCATGCGAACTCTGAGCGCTCCCCTCTATTTGTGCAGTTTATTGACTGTGTTTGGCAAATAATGAGACAG TTCCCTACTGCCTTTGAATTTAATGAGCTCTTCCTCATCACCATCCTGGACCACCTCTACAGCTGCCTGTTTGGAACATTCCTTTACAACAGTGAACAGGAGAGAGTAGAAAAG gAAGTGAACAGTAAGACAGTGTCTTTGTGGTCCTACATCAATAGCCAGCCTGAGGACTTCACCAATCCCTTCTATGTGGACTATGAAAACCATGTGCTGTACCCCCTGGCCAGTATCAGGCATTTAGAGCTGTGGGTTGGATACTACGTACGCTGGAACCCCCGTATGAGACCACAG ATGCCTGTTCACCAGAACCTGAAGGAGCTGCTGTATTTGCGAGCGGAGCTTCAAAGGAAGGTAGAGGAGTTACAGAAAGAAGTATCTTCATCGCGCTCTATCTCCTCTTCTTCAGAGCACGCATACTCTCCCTCACATGGTAGTACACCCCTACACACCAGTGTTTAA